AAAGGCCTGTGTTTTCTGCAAGTTCATCAGGAGAAGATGGACACAAAGCGATGTCCAAAGTCCAGACCCACCAAACCCACCAGGATGCTGGGATTCCGGCTGCAACTCCATCTGAGCAAACGCTCTGCTGTTGTTTGAAAGTGAGCCAACCCAGGTGACAAGCAGCAGAGCAGGAAAGGCCCCGACCCCTCAGGCCTCGACCCTGAGCACCCTCCAGAGCGCCCTCCAGATGCACATGTCACTTTCTGGCCTCAGATCCCCTCCACTTGGTCAAGTCCTAGTCACTGGGTTTTGGTTTTTGAAAAGGTGGGAAATGTATGAAACTCTAGCCCACATTCTGGGCTCAGGAAGACCCGGCGGACTCACTAGCGAGTGGTTATTAGCTGAAACCGATGGGAGGAGGAGCCCAGTGTTGCCTGAGGCTCGTGTGTTCAGTTGCCCACTCGCCACTGTCAAGATTTCTgccactttcttcttttattaatgttgttCTTTAAATCAACTCAGGTTTAACACTGGCCTTTctgctaaggaaaaagaaattagtaGAAGCCATGGCTTTGATGAGCTACTGACATatttaatacatgaaaataaatacatgattATTAAGGTAAAAAGTCCACCCACGTGTCACCCTGGTCCCGTGTCCCTCTGTGGCCCACACAGTACGCCTGTGAAACTCCTGAGGCCTCCAGACTTGGATGGAAACTCATCCTGAGCAGGAAGTTTGGCTtgaagggggaaagaaggaagCCTCCAGGTTAGCAACCATACTATTTATTCTTATTTGGAGGCAAGACAATGTGTGGGACATCCCTGGGTTGGCACTGATACAGCCTGTGGCTATGACAGGACTGGAACAGGCATCTCAAGGCGTGGCTCTTCAATCCACACTGAGGGAAGCAGGGAACAACTCAAGATGGTCAGGATAGAGGGGGCACCTGACCACCTCGCTGTCTGCCTCCACGAGTGCTTCTCCAAAGCACTTCTGTGTCTTTGGCACAGAAGTCCCCAACCTGTGCCAGCCTCTGCAACTGTGCCCCTTGCTGTGACCCCATGGAACAAATGATGAAAGGACCAAGAAACTCATTTCCAAGGGGGTCTTGGTTTCTGGGCACCGCCAGCCCGTTGGGGGGTAGCTGGCACCGAAACACTGACTGAATGAGCCCTGGGAGTCACCAGGGGGCTCCGGAAGGTCACCCCCGATGAGGAAGGCCTGGGCTCCCGAGGCCCACTTGTGTGGGGGCCACTGGTGGGTGGGCGGCCTGCGCTGGGGACATCCAGGTGGGTGAGGGAATGGGACCGCTCCCGCCTAGGGGGGCGTGGGGAGTCTACCCTATCCAAGGACAACTTCCAGGAATCTGGTCTCACCCTGGGCTCCATCTTCGAAGGACCAGCGGGGTGAATGGCACGCAGTGGGGTCTCCCTGGGGAGGGGTGAGTGGCCCCTAGGGGTAGCCGGGGGCGTCCAGAAGAGAGTGTGGAGTTTCACAGCATGCCCCTTCGCCATCCCTGGGGCCTCCCAGCTGGCGCCCTCAGGTCGGGAGCCAAATAGCGACTCATCACAGTAAGAAGGAGTGTGGCTGATCAGTCTGGTAAAGGGAAGAAAATTGCAGTGAGCAGATGGAGGGAACAAACCCTGCAACCTtaactgccacccccacccctccactaGGCTCCTGCAGCAGGAGAGGGTTGCCTGTAGACCCCAGAAGTCCCTATCTCAGCC
The DNA window shown above is from Saccopteryx bilineata isolate mSacBil1 chromosome 2, mSacBil1_pri_phased_curated, whole genome shotgun sequence and carries:
- the RITA1 gene encoding RBPJ-interacting and tubulin-associated protein 1 — protein: MNTPVELATSGMQTLRRQHRCRGGHPVKARASYVDETLFGSPADTRPTPPDFDPPWVEKASRTKGAGTDASWASGANGSCETTSSRVSTPTLTPRKKNKYRLISHTPSYCDESLFGSRPEGASWEAPGMAKGHAVKLHTLFWTPPATPRGHSPLPRETPLRAIHPAGPSKMEPRVRPDSWKLSLDRVDSPRPPRRERSHSLTHLDVPSAGRPPTSGPHTSGPREPRPSSSGVTFRSPLVTPRAHSVSVSVPATPQRAGGAQKPRPPWK